The genomic interval TCCGCATCGTGAGGAGCTGGGCCTCCCGGAGTTCCGCCCACGCGCCCTCAGGGTTCGGGCTGGCGAAGGGCGCGAGCTGGACGAAGAGGAACGGGAAGTCGCCCTGTCCCCAGGCCTCCCGCCAATTCTTTATCATCGCCGGGAAGAGGCTGCGGTACTCCAGCGCGCGGGTGGCGTTGGCCTCGCCCTGGTACCAGATCGCCCCCTTGATCCCGTAGGGCAGGAGCGGCGCGATCATCGCGTTGTAGAGGGCCGCCGGGCGCCCCTTGCCGGACCGGACCGGGGCGGTGAGCATGTAGGCGAAGTCGGCGTTGGCCCTCAGGACCTCGCGGCTCGTCCACGCCTCCGCCGGGGTGCCTCCCACGCAGGAGCTGATCAGCCCGACCGGCACCTTCAGGCTCTTCCGCAGGTCGCGCCCGAAGAAGTACCCGACCCCGGAGAACGTCCCGGCGGTTTCCGGGCCGCATTCCTTCCACGAGGCCTCGATCGGACCCACCCGGTCGGACTGGGGCACGGTGAATAGCCGGAGCATCGGGTCGGCGGACGAGGCGGCGGCCGCCTCGCCGTTCTCGCACCTCTGCAGTTGGAAAACCATGTTCGACTGACCGCCGCAGACCCACACCTCGCCGACCAGGATGTTGCGTATCTCCAGGCCGTTGATCCTCATGGCATACGGGCCGCCCGCCTTCAGCGGATTGAGGTGGACGATCCAGTAGCCGCCGTGAGCCGCCGCGCCGACCTTCTGGCCCTGGAACTCGACGGTGACCCTCTCGCCCTCGGAGGCCGTGCCCCAGACCGGCACGCGCATCCCCTGCTGGAGGACCGCCCCGTCGGAGAAAAGCACATTCGGCTTCACCGCCGCGCAGGCGGATGAGACCGTCAACACCACCGCGAGCAAAACAAATATGACACACCTGGACTTGACCATTCCGGACACTCCTTTCGGCCTGAAACCTCTGCCACGATACAGTATCTCATTCGACGCGAAGCGCGAAAGTCATGCCGGTTTCTCAGTGAGCGGCACAAGAAATTCGAGCCGCGCGTGGAGATCGCGGTTGGTGATGATCTCAGGGGGGCGCGGAGCCGATCGTCGGGCGGCGCGTCGGACGGACGTGGTATGGAGATCCGCGAGTAGGTCGGGTGTGTCTGATCCGGACCGCATGTGCCGGGACCCTGGAGGGGAGACGGCATACAGGCCGCTGAGGGTGCGAGCCTCCTCAGCGGCCCGCGTTCAATGTATGACGGATTGCTTAGCCGAGAGGTCAATCCCTCCCGCGGACGCGCCTCCGGATCCACGGCAGGCAGACCGCCGCCAGTCCGCTTCCGAGCGCGAGAAGGCCGGACGGCTCGGGAATGGGCGTCGGTGTAACAGACCCGAAGTAACCCTTCCTGCTGCTGATACCCCACAGCAGAACCGCTGGCTGCTGCTGAGCGGTGAGAAAGGAGAACCCTTCCAGCGATGCCCCAGGTTGGACATGATGCTCCAAGTCCAGCGCACGCCAGGAGATGTCTCTGTCGGTCTGATACAAATACCATCCCTCTGGAGCCGTGGCGCACGACGCGTCGGGGGTGTAAGCGATCCATCCATCTACGGTTTCCGACAAGGGGTTGTGAATTGTGAAGCAGAGCACAAAACCACCGGCAGAGTCCTCGTAGGTGGCGGTCATGTACGGCTGAGCTGCGAGACAACTCCCCGCCAGCGCAATGACTATCGTGAATGCAAAAGACCTGATGGCCATGATTATCCTCCCGGGAATAGCGCTCACTGATTACCGGACAGCACGCCACCGCCGGAGCGCGATAGTGCGTAGATCCACTTGGCCTGATCCATCGCGGCGTACGACACTGCTGGAGATGAGCACACGATCCCGCCGGTTGGACGCATTGCGTCCAGACTCAGATCTGCTTGC from Armatimonadota bacterium carries:
- a CDS encoding sialate O-acetylesterase, with product MVKSRCVIFVLLAVVLTVSSACAAVKPNVLFSDGAVLQQGMRVPVWGTASEGERVTVEFQGQKVGAAAHGGYWIVHLNPLKAGGPYAMRINGLEIRNILVGEVWVCGGQSNMVFQLQRCENGEAAAASSADPMLRLFTVPQSDRVGPIEASWKECGPETAGTFSGVGYFFGRDLRKSLKVPVGLISSCVGGTPAEAWTSREVLRANADFAYMLTAPVRSGKGRPAALYNAMIAPLLPYGIKGAIWYQGEANATRALEYRSLFPAMIKNWREAWGQGDFPFLFVQLAPFASPNPEGAWAELREAQLLTMRTVPNTGMAVITDVGEEKDIHPKKKEPVGGRLALAARAIAYGQPITYSGPIYKAMKVEADKVIISFDHVDGGLKAAGGELTGFTIAGADGVFVPAKAEIRRGIGLVVTSPDVPKPAAVRYGWSNWMVVNLYNEAGLPASPFRTDSE